The genomic stretch TGCACGGAAAATGCAATCCATTTCTCCTTGATCTTGGGTAGTAACAGGATCGTCAAGTATGTGAAGAACGGGAACAGAGGCAGCATATAGATGTCCAGTTTTCCGCTGAACATGGAAAGAATGACGAAAGTCGAGACTATTGCCGAGAGGAAAAGTTTTTCTTTATCTGTCGTGAGTAGTTTCTTTTTTATCGCGATAACGATTGTCGTGATGTACAGGATAGACCAGGGAGCCACGGAGTACCAGAACGTCACCCCGTAATACCAGAATGCTTTTTTGTGGTCGAACGAATCAATCGCCCGGTTTATGGTTTGATGGAAAAGAAGATTATTCAGGTAAGTTGATCCTCCTTCGAGATAAATACCGAGAAACCATATGGTACAGAATCCCGATAAAATACCCCATTCTCTCCAGCCGAAATACCGGCAGAAAGAACGGACGTCTCTTTTCACCAGCAGAAAGACGAGCATAGTTATCAAGGGAACGATAAAACCGACAGGTCCTTTCGAGAAAATAGCCATGAAAATATAGAAGGGCAGCAAGAAACGGTCTTTCGGTTGGCCCTTGCCCGAATAGCGTTTATAAAACGTGTACAGGGCAAGAAGAATGAACATGCACATCAGCATATCCATCCGCAGGACAAGGCCCGAACCGATAAAGAACGCACTTGTGAAAAGCATTAGCGAGCCGCTCCATCTCAGGGATGCGGTGGTGTCTTCTTCAACCCATTTATTCATGATATAAATGGAAATCAGGGCCGGAATGATAGAAAAAAGTGAAAGACCAAACATATTATATTCTCCCCAGATCCATTTGCTCAACATGAGTAACCAGAAATAAAGGGGCGTTTTATCTGCGTAAAGTTCTCCTTGATGGTAGAAAGTAAAGAAATGCCCGTCCCGCAGGGCTTCGTCAACGATGCTGAGGTATTTCAGTTCGTTGTTTGGAGTGAAATCCCGTAGGATCAACACGGGAATCACCAAAATAAGCAATATAAAATATCGTCCAATTTTCATGATTATAGTATGTAAATCCTTTTCGTGCAAAACACATCCAAAATGTATACCAGAAATGTTTCTTTTTTGTTACATCCGGAGAAAAAATTCTTCCTGCATTATTTGAAGGATATGCTCTTGAAAATAGTTTTATTATTATAAATTTGCACTTTAATCTAAACGTGTACATGAGATTATGCAGAAAAACTACATTCATTATCTTTTTATTCTTATCGTTTGTTGGTTCGCTTTTTTCGTGAATAATGGTTCTGTTTATGAGGATATTATGGAGTCCCGTAATTTGGTTACGGCGCATGAAATGATTGAATATGACAATTGGTTGGTGCCCACGATGAACGGTGAATTACGTTTGGAGAAACCGCCTCTTCCGACATGGGTCGCCGCGGGAATCGAGTATTTACAACCGGACAATATATCTTTGCAGCGTGCTGCCGCTGGAATCATGGCCACGTTGATGGCTTTTTTCCTCTACTTCTTTGCTTCGGCCTTAAGTGGCAACAAGCTATTGGGATTACTTTCCGCCTTGGTGCTGGCAACCAGCTTTAATGTCATCATGGCCGGACGGGTAGCGACATGGGATATTTATTGTCATAGTTTTATGCTGGGAGCTATATTCTTCTTTTATCGGGGGATAGTGAGTGTGCGAACAAGTTGGGCTAATTTTATCTGGGCCGGGGTATTTTTGGGACTGTCTTTCCTTGGCAAAGGACCTGTGGCATTCTATGCTTTATTGTTGCCTTTCTTGATTTCTTATGCATGGATCTATCGTCCTTCTCTCAGAAGAAAAGGTTGGCCTATTGTCGTCATGCTACTATTATTTATCGTTATCAGTTTTTGGTGGCCGCTTTACTTGTATGTATTCCACCGGGATACAGCTTTGTTCGTGCTGGCGAAAGAATCGACGGCATGGATCGAGAGAAATGTTCGTCCCTGGTATTATTATTGGTTGTTCTTTGCCGAGTCGGGAATCTGGGCTTTGTTCCTCTTGACTGGGTTATGTTGGCCGTGGTTAAAAAAGAAAATAAGAATGCGTAAGGAATACACGTTTGCTGTTTTATGGACCGTGGTTACCTTGGTATTGCTTTCTCTTTTCCCGGAGAAAAAAACTCGTTATCTATTGCCGTTATTGATCCCGGCAGCGATGGTCGTGGCACATTATATCGTTTATATATTCATGGCGGCGAAGGAGAAAACGCTTACCGCCAGTGATCGCATGGTGTTCCGTGTAAATGCTTTTATCCCGGCATTAATTGCTTTAGGAATGCCGGTTGCCGTCTATCTTTTATTTTATCGGGAAGGAGAAGTCGGATTGACTCTTTTGATTATCGTTTCGATCCTGTTCTTGCTTGCAGCCTATTCTATTTTTGCGGGAGGAGTGAGGATAAAATCAATGAAAGTATTCACGGGGGTGGTATTGCTGTTAATTCTTGTGGAAACTCTGTTGATGTCTCGTGTTGCCAATATGTTCAATAACACGGAGATCAAGAGTATCAAAGCTGTTCGCCAGATTGAAGAGTTACAACATGTACCGTTCTATTATCCGGCCGATGAGGAATTGAGAATCGAGTTGGTGTATGAGGCAGGCCGTCGCATATTACCTTGGGATGTAAAAAGCGATACGACACTTTTGAACACTCTGCCTATCGTGCTGGTTTCCGGTAAACCTGCAACGGAGGTTCTTCCTGCTGCGATGCAGGAGAAAGTGAATCTACGTCTAATAGATGTCTACGACAATAATAATCGTCCGAAAACAGATAAAAAACGCTATTCCCCTAAATTCGTTCGCTACGTGACAATCTTGGAGAAGAAATAAAGGACAGGTCATATCAAAGATGTGGAAACGAAGACAGATTTTATTGATTATACCGGGGGTTTTGGGGTAATAACGCCTGTTTTAATTCCTCTACGGATGCCACAATCTGTTTAGCTCCAGCTTGGGTTAATTCCTCCCGATCCCCGTAACCGTACAAAACCCCGATACAGTCAATTCCGGCATTTCGGGCCCCGATAATGTCGTGCTTCCGGTCTCCAATCATGACCACTTTACTCAACTCCCGGATGTCATTATTTTCCAGTACGTGGCGGATTACCTCTTCTTTATGGGACAACGAGCCGTCAAGCCCGCTTCCCCCGACGAATTTGAAATAATGACTCAAGTGGAAATGATCAAGTATCTTTTCGGCGTAATAAGCCGGTTTTCCGGTAGCCAGCATCACTTGCTTTTCGGCCTCGTTTAATTCTTGCAAGAGACGTTCCATTCCGGGATAAACGGCGTTTTCGTATATACCCGTGTCGGCAAATCTTTCCCGGTACTTCCGGATGCCTTCCTCGGCCTGATCTGCGCTGAAATGGCAGAATTCCATCAAGGATTCTTTCAACGGGGGACCCACGAATTTACGTAGTTCGTTTAAGTCATTCACTTCTATTCCGAAATGTTTCAAGGCGTACCGGATTGATTTGGTGATTCCTTCCATGGAATCGGTGACCGTACCGTCAAGGTCTAAAAGAATGTGGGTGTATTCTTGCTGCATATAGTGGGTGTGAGTGGATAAAAAAACAGGCCTATTGCTAAGCCTGTTTCTATATTTCAAAGATTTATTTCCTGTATTAGGCATTCAACGTGAAACGTAAGAAAGCGGTAACAGTTAAATCTTTATCTACGCTCTTCAAGTACTCTCTTACAGACATTTTACCGTCTTGCTCGAAAACTTGGTTTAACAAGGTAGACTCTTGGAAGAATTTGTTCAAGCGACCTTGAGCAATTTTATCCAACATGTTTTCCGGTTTACCTTCTTCACGAGCTTTTTCGCGACCGATCTCGAATTCGTGATCGATAACGTTTTGAGGGATACCGTCTTTATCCACGGCAACAGGAGCCATGGCAGCCACTTGCATGGCGATATTTTTCTTCACTTGGGTATCGGCTGCTTTGTTGAAACCAACAACGGTTGCCAACATGTTTCCCGGGTGAATATAGATCACGCAATCTTCAGCTTTTACAAAACCGTAGTAGCTTAATTCCAGTTTTTCACCGATAACACCAGTTTGTTCTGCAATCTGGTCTGCGATGCTTCTACCATCCAGTTGGATAGCCAACAAATCTTCGGTAGTTGCGGGCATGTTAGCTAAAGCGGCGTCAAGAATCTTGGTTGTGAAAGCAATGAATCCCTCGTTTTTAGCCACGAAGTCAGTTTCGCAGTTCAAGGAAACCATAACTGCATTCTTTCCATCGGTTTTGGCCAAAACGCATCCTTCTTTTGCTTCTCTGTCTGCACGTTTGCTTGCAACAACAAGACCTTTCTTGCGGATGATGTCAACGGCTTTGTCGAAATCTCCTTCAGCTTCTTGTAATGCATGCTTGCAGTCCATCATTCCGGCGTTTGTTGCTTTACGCAACTTCATCACGTCTGCTGCTTTTATTTCCATATGCTTTAAATCTCCATGTTAATTCAATTTCAGAAGTCAGATCATTCAATCTTAAATCTGAAATTGAAAGTCTAAAATTAATTATTCTTCAGAAGCGGTTTCGCTTACTTCAGCTACTTCATCCTGAACTTCAGCTTTCTCGGCATTTTTCTTGTCTCCTTCTTTCTCTCTCTCGGCTTTTCTTTCAGTCAGACCCTCTTTGATGGCTCCGGCTACCTTGTCGATAATTAAAGAAATAGAAGTTGATGCGTCGTCGTTAGCTGGGATTACGAAATCAATTCCTTCCGGGTTTGAGTTCGTATCCACGATAGCGAATACCGGAATTCCCAGCGTGTTAGCCTCTTTTACAGCGATATACTCCTTCATCACGTCAACCACGAAAAGAGCTGCCGGAAGACGAGTCAGGTCAGCGATGCTACCCAAGTTCTTTTCCAATTTTGCTCTTTGACGAGAGATTTGAAGTTTTTCCCGCTTTGAAAGGTGAGCGAAAGTACCGTCTTTTTCCATCTTGTCGATGGTGGTCATTTTCTTCACGGCTTTACGGATAGTCGGGAAGTTGGTCAACATACCACCCGGCCATCTTTCAGTCACGAACGGCATGTTGATATTAGAAATTTTTTCAGCAACAATGTCCTTAGCCTGTTTTTTTGTTGCAACAAACAGAATTCTTCTACCTGATTTAGCGATCTGTTTCAAAGCTGCACTTGCCTTGTCCAACATGATGGCTGTTTTGTTCAGGTCAATAATGTGGATATCATTACGCTCCATGAAAATATACGGAGCCATTTTAGGATTCCATTTACGGGTAAGGTGTCCAAAGTGACAACCTGCATTTAATAATTCGTCGAAATTTGTATTTGACATTTTGTGTCTCCTTTAAAGTTTACATTCTTAAATTTAATCAATTGCCGGGTAGTTCTCCACAGAAGTCCCGTCAATTTAGATACTAAACTCCTATTAACGTTTAGAGAATTGGAATCTCTTACGAGCGCCAGGACGTCCCGGTTTCTTACGTTCCACTTCACGTGGGTCTCTGGTCATGAACCCTGCTGCTCTTAATTTTGATTTATCCTCTGCGTTTACTTTCACCAACGCTCTGGCAATTCCTAAACGTAAAGCTTCAGCTTGTCCGTTGAAACCTCCACCTACAAGGTTTACCTTGATGTCATATTGTCCCAACACACCTAATAATTCAAGCGGTTGTTTTACAATATACTGGAGGGTAGGCAACGTGAAATATTCTTCCAGGCTTTTCTTGTTGATCGTAATATTGCCTTTTCCTTCGTTAAGATAAACGCGGGCTACCGCTGTTTTTCTTCTACCTACTGCATTTACTACTTCCATACCTTGTTATTTAAGTGCGTTTATATCAATTACTTTAGGCTGTTGTGATTCATGGTTGTGTTCCGGTCCTACGAACAGGTGCATGTTCTTGAATACAGCTCTTCCAAGGCGATTTTTAGGAAGCATACCTCTAACAGCATGTTCCAGAATTCTTTCCGGGAATCTTTTCATTTCTTCTGCCGGGGTAGAAATCCGTTGACCTCCAGGATACTGGGTGTGTCTACGATACTGTTTGTCTGTTAATTTGTTACCCGTGAAGATAACTTTTTCTACGTTGATAATGATTACATTGTCTCCACAATCCACGTGGGGAGTGTAACTGGGTTTGTACTTGCCTCTCAATAGTTTCGCAACTTTAGCGGCAAGACGTCCCACAACTTGATTCTCTGCGTCAATCAAAACCCATTCTTTCTGTGCAGTGGCTTTGTTGACATAAGTTGTTTTGTAACTAATCTGATCCACTTTTTTTTTAATTAAATATTAAACTTCTGTTTGTATTTCTTCGTGGGGACTCTAGGCATTCTATCCGGTTGAAAATAACGAGGTTTATCGGGCAAACTGATATAATTTTCAACGGAGACAGGTGCATTGTAATGAGCATGGCTAAGGTATCCCTTACAATTTAGCGAGTACTCCACTCCAAAATGAGGGGCAAAATTACACATTAATACGTGAATTCCAAAACATTCCGCAAAAAGATTTGTTCCAGAGCGTTTTGATGGGCTTCTGAATCATACGTTTGGGGGCAAATGGTAGGTGTATATTTTTCGATAGTATGGGTGTTCGTACCCTGTTTTCGCTGTGGAACTAGGGTAATAAGCTGATAATTAGTTAACTTATTCGGATTGTATCCGGATCACTTCCGTGTAAAACGCTATTAGAACGCTATTAAAACCCTATTAAAACGCTATACTTAAAATAGCGTTTTAAAAGCATTTTAAAAGTACTTTTTGAATTCTTTATCCGGATTTGATTAGGAAGTGATTATGAAGTAATCAGCAAATGATGACTTAAATCAGCTTGACATCCTGATTTCTTGGGTTAAAAGAAACTTGTGAGATGAGATATATTATTGGAAATTTTTGCGGGGTACGAATTTGTAATCTTCCGTGTAGCAGGTGAATATCCCTAATGCTCCCTGTATATTTCCGATGAGCGGGACCGGCGAGGTGATGCTGCCTTGGTTGGCGCTGTTGGCCTCGTAGAGGGAGATTTGGTAGTTGTAGCAATTTTCGGTGATACGTAAAAGGAGAATGACAACGGCTTCCGCCTCTTCGATTTCTTGGCATTTGATGGTTCGTTCGATCGTGGCACCTCCTGTATGGTGGGACAGGTCAAGATAGCTGGTCTCTTTTTTCAACAGGTTATCATCCCCGGCTCCTTCTTTTCTTGCCTGCACGCTGTATATGTAGTAATTCTGCATGGGATTGGGTGAGGTTTGGAAACTGATCGTGACGGAGTTTGTCGCTTTGGAAACGAAATAGGAAGAGATCGTTATATGGTCCGGTATAGCGGTTTTGGCCGTGATGTGTTCTTTCTCGGGCGTGTATATGCTCAAGTAAAGCGAGTCGAGCCCGAATTGATTGAACTTGGTATCGTGCCTGAAATTTCCGAGGAACGAGGGACTGAACGTGGGGATAAGTTTGATGATAGAGTCGGCTTTTATGGAGACATCCAGGTTGATCGGGTCATTCAGGTCAATGATCTCGTGGATCGGGGAGACTTTTGCCGCATTCAGCGTGTAGAATTCACCCGGTTTGCAGTAACATTCGATGAAATAACCGGAAATCTCACCCATGTCTTTCATGGGAAGTTCCTCTTCCGGCATACAGGAGAGGAGCGTGAGGAACAGGAGGGTAAAGATTCCATTTTTCATATGATTACCAGTTTATTCGAAGTGAAACATATGGGATGAAGGGTAACATGACTTTAGATTTCGGGATAATCTTGGTCAAGTTGTCCGTGCTTTCTGCTTGAAAGTAAACGAACGAGGGATTCGATTGGTTGTATACATTGTATGCGCCGACGCTGAGTTTGAATAAAAGGTTCTTGCCGCCGAATTTATAGTCAAGGCTGGCATCCAGCCGGTGGTTGTTGGGTAATTTGTAGTTATAGCGATCCGTGTACACGGGGATAAGAATGGGTCTGTCATCGTTGAATTCCGTGATGTTCCGTGCGATGACCATTCCTTTGGGAAAGGTCGTGTAGACCCCGGACGAGAAAGTCCAAAGGGTGTTCAACAGGAGGCGGGGGGAAATCTGGTAGGAAAAGTTGATCACGACATTGTGTTTTACGTCGTACGGGGGGTTAAAGGCTTTCCCGTTGTTGATCTCTGCGAATTTGCGCTTGGATTCGGAGAGCGTGTAGTTGGCTCGCATGTAGAGAGCGTGATGGTTGAGCGTGAGGTCGAATTCCAGACCTTTGGCGTGGCCCTTTCCTTGAATCTGGCGATTACTCAAGGCAGAGTATTCGGTTTGAATGTCCGAGGCGAAGTCTTTCACGTTACGCATATCCTTGTAAAAAATACCCGCATAAAAAGATAGTAATTGCCCGATCTCTTGGTTTATCCCGATGGAGTACTGGTGGCAAGTGGCGGGTTGGGTTCCTTTTGCCAGAGGGTACCAGATGTCGATCGGGGTTTTAACCGTGAAATAGGGATAGAGGCTTAAATATTGAACCGTCTTGGCGTAATCTGCCCAGATGGAGAATTTGTTGACCGTGTAGCTGATTTTCGCCCGGGGTGAGAAGGTGTGTTCACGGGTTTCTCCCGAGTAGAATTGATAATTCCCTCCCACGTTTATGGAGAAGTAGTGATTCAAATGGTAGGCAATATCTAGGTATAATTCATATAGATTGAAGTCTTTGTCCGAACTTTTTATCAGGAGATTTTGGCTTTCGTCGCTTTTATTGGCTGTTTCAAACCGGGAGTATTCGAATTTCACCCCACTGTTCAGGCTTAATTTGTCCGAAAATTGACGGGAATAGGTTGCTTGCCCGAGAAGGGCGTAGTTACGGTTTCCGCCTCCCATGGGTACGCTGCCGAAGGCATCGCCCTCGCTGTACGTGTTTTTCCCGCCAAATTGGAAATCCCATTGCTCTTTGGCATCGGGCGTGTAGGAGGCATTCACGTTACCGGAAAAGGTGTGCCAATCGAAAATGTATTGCACGTGTTCGCTGATTTTCATTTTCATGTGATCAAGAGAGAATAGCCCGAAGGCGGTCATTCTCCATTTGTCGGAAAGACGTGAATCAATGGTTGCGGTAATATCACTGAACGAGTACTCCGGCATGTAGTTAGGATTTATCTTGTCATCCATGGATCGGTTGTATAACCGGGAAATGTGTTGTAAGTAAGAGGTCCGGGCAGAGGCGGCAAAGGACGTGTGATTTTTGATGATTGGGCCTTTGGCTTTCAGAGCGGAAGAGACAAGTCCGATGGTCAGCTCTCCTTCGTGTTCATGCTTGTTTCCCGGCTCAGGACGCATATTAATGTAGGAGGATAAAAAACTGTTGTACCGGGCGGGAAAGCCGCTTTTAAAGAGGGTGGAATTGTTCAGTATGTACGGGTCGAACGTGGACAGTATTCCCGTGAGGTGGTCCGGGTAGGCGATGGGCATGTTGTTGATGAGAAAACCGTTCTCGTTGCTGTTTCCGCCACGGACGTAGATGCCGGAATTGAGCGCATTCGTGGTCACGATGCCGGGTATGGTGGCCAGGTATTTTAGCACGTCCTGTTCGCCGAGGATGGCCGGGATCCGTTCGATTCCTTTGATGGAGGAGAGGATTCGCCCGCTGGCCGGAAGGGCCGTGACGACGACTTCTTTCAGGTTGTTCTGTTTGTTGCGCAGGGTGATTACGAACGGTGCGTCACTTTTGTTGAGCTTGTAAGTTTCTTTTTTATAGTTGATGTGTGAAAATTCCAATGTACAGGGAATAGGACATTCCAACCGGAAGAGACCCAGGGAGTCGGTGGTAGTGCCTTTTTCGCTCTCGATGCAGTAGATGTGTACCCTGTTAACCGGTTTGCCGGAGTGGGCAATAACTTTCCCCACGATGACCGTTTGGGCGTCAAGTGATATGGAGATGAATAAAAGTAAGATTGCAACCAATTTGCCCATATACACGCGTTGTGAGTTCGAAATTTTACAAATGTAGTAAACAAATCCCGTTAAGCCTTATGGTTCATGTGAATAATTGTTGTTATTTTGCAGGACATCTATTAAAATTTAGTTATGGGAATCTACGTGCATGTACCTTTTTGCCGGAGTAAATGTTTTTATTGCGGGTTTTATTCGGTCGCTTCGTTGAAGTTGAAGGAGGCGTATCTGGGGGCTATCGGGCGGGAGATTGATTTGCGTCGGGGATATTTACAGCAGCAGGAAATGCATACTTTGTACTTCGGGGGAGGTACGCCTTCTTACTTGGAGCGTGGGGAGCTGGAACGAATCATACGGAAATTGGAGGAAAATTATTCGTTCGTCCCTGGTATGGAGCGAACCATCGAGTTGAATCCCGAAGATTTGGTGCCGGAAAAATTGCAAGGAATAAAGGATTTAGGCTTTAATCGGTTGAGTATCGGGGTACAGTCTTTCTCGGATGAACAACTGAAACGAATCAACCGGACACATTCTGCCCGTCAGGCGATGGATGGAATCACGTTTGCTGCTGGCATGGGATTTGATAATATAAGCATGGATTTGATTATTGGCTTACCGGGACAGACGGAAGCTGAGTTGTTAGATGATGTGGAGAGGGCAAGTGGTTTGCCAATAGCTCATTTATCCGTGTACATGTTAAGCATTGATTCAAATACAGTATTCGAACACATGGTGAAACGGGGAGAGTTCCGGTTGGAGGATGAGGAGGTGATGGCCGGGCGTTATCAGCGGGTGTGTGAGCGGTTGAAAGAGTTGGGTTTTGAACATTATGAAATTTCCAATTTTGCCCGGAACGGGAGATACTCCCGGCACAATACATCTTACTGGCAACAAAAGTCATACATCGGTTTCGGCCCTTCGGCTCATTCTTATGACCTGTATTCCAGACAATGGAATACGGCGAATTTAAAAACTTATATAGATCATTTAAATGAAGGAACGCTTTCATTTGAAAAAGAGGAATTAAAACCTATTGATTTGTATAATGAATACGTGATGACGAGTTTGCGGACGATGTGGGGGATGGAAAAGCAAAAATTGGAGGGAGAGTATGCCGAGTTTTGGGAACAGGTGCGGGAGCAAGTCCGGAAATACGAGGATTCCGGGGATTTGATCGAGGAAGGAGGGAGATGGAGAATTAGCGAGGCCGGATGGGTAATTTCAGATACGATTTTGAGTGATTTATTCGTGGTCTAGTTTTTTACATGAAAAAATACTATTTTTGCGGTTGTAAGTTTAATAATTAAATGTTTTTCAGATGAAAACGAGTAGAATGTCAGTCAAAGAACTGTTGCAGTCAGAAGATTGCGGTAAAGAGGTTGAGGTTAAAGGTTGGGTAAGAACCAAACGCGGTAATAAACAGGTGAATTTTATTGCCTTGAATGACGGCTCTACGATCAATAATATACAGGTGGTGGTTGATATGGAGAAGGTGGCCGAGGAGGTGATGAAGAAAGTTACGACCGGGGCGGCTGTTCACGTGAAAGGAGTGCTCGTGGAAAGTACGGGTAGTGGGCAGGCTCGTGAGATTCAAGCGAAGGAGGTGATCGTAACGGGTGAGGCTGATCCGGAGAAATACCCGATACAACCGAAAAAGCACAGCTTGGAGTTCTTGCGCGAGGTGGCTCATTTGAGATTCCGCACGAATATTTTCGGGGCTGTTTTCCGTATTCGTCACGCGATGGCTTTTGCTATTCATCAATATTTTAACGATCATGGGTTCTATTATTTACATACCCCGTTGATCACGGCTTCGGATTGCGAGGGAGCGGGTGAGA from Butyricimonas virosa encodes the following:
- a CDS encoding ArnT family glycosyltransferase: MQKNYIHYLFILIVCWFAFFVNNGSVYEDIMESRNLVTAHEMIEYDNWLVPTMNGELRLEKPPLPTWVAAGIEYLQPDNISLQRAAAGIMATLMAFFLYFFASALSGNKLLGLLSALVLATSFNVIMAGRVATWDIYCHSFMLGAIFFFYRGIVSVRTSWANFIWAGVFLGLSFLGKGPVAFYALLLPFLISYAWIYRPSLRRKGWPIVVMLLLFIVISFWWPLYLYVFHRDTALFVLAKESTAWIERNVRPWYYYWLFFAESGIWALFLLTGLCWPWLKKKIRMRKEYTFAVLWTVVTLVLLSLFPEKKTRYLLPLLIPAAMVVAHYIVYIFMAAKEKTLTASDRMVFRVNAFIPALIALGMPVAVYLLFYREGEVGLTLLIIVSILFLLAAYSIFAGGVRIKSMKVFTGVVLLLILVETLLMSRVANMFNNTEIKSIKAVRQIEELQHVPFYYPADEELRIELVYEAGRRILPWDVKSDTTLLNTLPIVLVSGKPATEVLPAAMQEKVNLRLIDVYDNNNRPKTDKKRYSPKFVRYVTILEKK
- a CDS encoding TonB-dependent receptor domain-containing protein; translated protein: MGKLVAILLLFISISLDAQTVIVGKVIAHSGKPVNRVHIYCIESEKGTTTDSLGLFRLECPIPCTLEFSHINYKKETYKLNKSDAPFVITLRNKQNNLKEVVVTALPASGRILSSIKGIERIPAILGEQDVLKYLATIPGIVTTNALNSGIYVRGGNSNENGFLINNMPIAYPDHLTGILSTFDPYILNNSTLFKSGFPARYNSFLSSYINMRPEPGNKHEHEGELTIGLVSSALKAKGPIIKNHTSFAASARTSYLQHISRLYNRSMDDKINPNYMPEYSFSDITATIDSRLSDKWRMTAFGLFSLDHMKMKISEHVQYIFDWHTFSGNVNASYTPDAKEQWDFQFGGKNTYSEGDAFGSVPMGGGNRNYALLGQATYSRQFSDKLSLNSGVKFEYSRFETANKSDESQNLLIKSSDKDFNLYELYLDIAYHLNHYFSINVGGNYQFYSGETREHTFSPRAKISYTVNKFSIWADYAKTVQYLSLYPYFTVKTPIDIWYPLAKGTQPATCHQYSIGINQEIGQLLSFYAGIFYKDMRNVKDFASDIQTEYSALSNRQIQGKGHAKGLEFDLTLNHHALYMRANYTLSESKRKFAEINNGKAFNPPYDVKHNVVINFSYQISPRLLLNTLWTFSSGVYTTFPKGMVIARNITEFNDDRPILIPVYTDRYNYKLPNNHRLDASLDYKFGGKNLLFKLSVGAYNVYNQSNPSFVYFQAESTDNLTKIIPKSKVMLPFIPYVSLRINW
- the hemW gene encoding radical SAM family heme chaperone HemW; its protein translation is MGIYVHVPFCRSKCFYCGFYSVASLKLKEAYLGAIGREIDLRRGYLQQQEMHTLYFGGGTPSYLERGELERIIRKLEENYSFVPGMERTIELNPEDLVPEKLQGIKDLGFNRLSIGVQSFSDEQLKRINRTHSARQAMDGITFAAGMGFDNISMDLIIGLPGQTEAELLDDVERASGLPIAHLSVYMLSIDSNTVFEHMVKRGEFRLEDEEVMAGRYQRVCERLKELGFEHYEISNFARNGRYSRHNTSYWQQKSYIGFGPSAHSYDLYSRQWNTANLKTYIDHLNEGTLSFEKEELKPIDLYNEYVMTSLRTMWGMEKQKLEGEYAEFWEQVREQVRKYEDSGDLIEEGGRWRISEAGWVISDTILSDLFVV
- the rpsI gene encoding 30S ribosomal protein S9, with translation MEVVNAVGRRKTAVARVYLNEGKGNITINKKSLEEYFTLPTLQYIVKQPLELLGVLGQYDIKVNLVGGGFNGQAEALRLGIARALVKVNAEDKSKLRAAGFMTRDPREVERKKPGRPGARKRFQFSKR
- the tsf gene encoding translation elongation factor Ts; translated protein: MEIKAADVMKLRKATNAGMMDCKHALQEAEGDFDKAVDIIRKKGLVVASKRADREAKEGCVLAKTDGKNAVMVSLNCETDFVAKNEGFIAFTTKILDAALANMPATTEDLLAIQLDGRSIADQIAEQTGVIGEKLELSYYGFVKAEDCVIYIHPGNMLATVVGFNKAADTQVKKNIAMQVAAMAPVAVDKDGIPQNVIDHEFEIGREKAREEGKPENMLDKIAQGRLNKFFQESTLLNQVFEQDGKMSVREYLKSVDKDLTVTAFLRFTLNA
- the rplM gene encoding 50S ribosomal protein L13 → MDQISYKTTYVNKATAQKEWVLIDAENQVVGRLAAKVAKLLRGKYKPSYTPHVDCGDNVIIINVEKVIFTGNKLTDKQYRRHTQYPGGQRISTPAEEMKRFPERILEHAVRGMLPKNRLGRAVFKNMHLFVGPEHNHESQQPKVIDINALK
- a CDS encoding DUF4249 family protein; the encoded protein is MKNGIFTLLFLTLLSCMPEEELPMKDMGEISGYFIECYCKPGEFYTLNAAKVSPIHEIIDLNDPINLDVSIKADSIIKLIPTFSPSFLGNFRHDTKFNQFGLDSLYLSIYTPEKEHITAKTAIPDHITISSYFVSKATNSVTISFQTSPNPMQNYYIYSVQARKEGAGDDNLLKKETSYLDLSHHTGGATIERTIKCQEIEEAEAVVILLLRITENCYNYQISLYEANSANQGSITSPVPLIGNIQGALGIFTCYTEDYKFVPRKNFQ
- a CDS encoding ArnT family glycosyltransferase gives rise to the protein MKIGRYFILLILVIPVLILRDFTPNNELKYLSIVDEALRDGHFFTFYHQGELYADKTPLYFWLLMLSKWIWGEYNMFGLSLFSIIPALISIYIMNKWVEEDTTASLRWSGSLMLFTSAFFIGSGLVLRMDMLMCMFILLALYTFYKRYSGKGQPKDRFLLPFYIFMAIFSKGPVGFIVPLITMLVFLLVKRDVRSFCRYFGWREWGILSGFCTIWFLGIYLEGGSTYLNNLLFHQTINRAIDSFDHKKAFWYYGVTFWYSVAPWSILYITTIVIAIKKKLLTTDKEKLFLSAIVSTFVILSMFSGKLDIYMLPLFPFFTYLTILLLPKIKEKWIAFSVHIPVAALTIAPIAAFFIRNKFNVPDSPFIYVAIITLFIFSVTACYLLYRKQIFRAINCTALGILATLFTGAFALPQINPYIGFTAMATEANHIREEENIHHYYYYKFRGGENMDVYLHEEATKISTEDSLFNIYRKGDCMIFVKEKNVMRSPALSNWIQQTHHEKIGNFYLIHPTLNTSSLYNQP
- the rpsB gene encoding 30S ribosomal protein S2, which produces MSNTNFDELLNAGCHFGHLTRKWNPKMAPYIFMERNDIHIIDLNKTAIMLDKASAALKQIAKSGRRILFVATKKQAKDIVAEKISNINMPFVTERWPGGMLTNFPTIRKAVKKMTTIDKMEKDGTFAHLSKREKLQISRQRAKLEKNLGSIADLTRLPAALFVVDVMKEYIAVKEANTLGIPVFAIVDTNSNPEGIDFVIPANDDASTSISLIIDKVAGAIKEGLTERKAEREKEGDKKNAEKAEVQDEVAEVSETASEE
- a CDS encoding HAD family hydrolase, producing MQQEYTHILLDLDGTVTDSMEGITKSIRYALKHFGIEVNDLNELRKFVGPPLKESLMEFCHFSADQAEEGIRKYRERFADTGIYENAVYPGMERLLQELNEAEKQVMLATGKPAYYAEKILDHFHLSHYFKFVGGSGLDGSLSHKEEVIRHVLENNDIRELSKVVMIGDRKHDIIGARNAGIDCIGVLYGYGDREELTQAGAKQIVASVEELKQALLPQNPRYNQ